The Megasphaera stantonii genome includes a window with the following:
- a CDS encoding GNAT family N-acetyltransferase, whose protein sequence is MPAEYGWGPAFTEYAAKIAVEFAGAQQEGEALWVAECGGRLIGSVMLCQSGEAGEGQVRLFLVEPDYRRCGVGSALMKTVLDKAKELGCTRLMLWSAEPLTDAIRLYECLGFHITERVKNTEWRPDGDPVYEIKMVKECL, encoded by the coding sequence TTGCCGGCTGAATACGGCTGGGGGCCGGCTTTTACGGAGTATGCCGCGAAGATCGCCGTGGAGTTTGCCGGCGCGCAGCAGGAGGGGGAAGCCCTTTGGGTAGCCGAGTGCGGCGGCAGGCTGATTGGCAGCGTCATGCTTTGCCAGAGCGGCGAGGCCGGCGAAGGGCAGGTTCGGCTGTTTTTAGTGGAGCCGGACTACCGGCGCTGCGGCGTCGGATCGGCTTTGATGAAGACAGTGTTAGACAAGGCAAAGGAACTGGGCTGTACCCGCCTCATGCTTTGGTCGGCGGAGCCCCTGACCGATGCGATACGCTTGTATGAATGCCTGGGATTTCATATTACAGAACGAGTGAAAAATACGGAATGGCGTCCTGACGGTGACCCTGTATACGAAATAAAAATGGTCAAGGAGTGCCTGTAA